One genomic segment of Pseudonocardia sp. T1-2H includes these proteins:
- a CDS encoding GntR family transcriptional regulator, whose amino-acid sequence MKITRVYAPVREQVADAIRAEIINGGLKPGQRLIERELCAELDVGRNTLREAYRQLEVEGFITIAPHKGPTVTVLTDDEARQVYEVREALECMAVRLFVERGSDADIDRLRSAVDAVRKAHTSGEVAAMLEVKKDFYDALYAGSGNDILRDQAALLQSRLYRLRARSLSSAGRPDASVTEIERVLDRIIARDAAGAADLWGQHIRRAAGAALGGATNHRTADNVHA is encoded by the coding sequence ATGAAGATCACCCGCGTATACGCTCCGGTCCGCGAGCAGGTCGCGGACGCGATCCGGGCAGAGATCATCAACGGTGGCCTCAAGCCCGGCCAGCGGCTCATCGAACGAGAACTCTGCGCCGAGCTCGATGTCGGGCGGAACACGCTCCGCGAGGCCTACCGGCAGCTCGAGGTCGAAGGCTTCATCACCATCGCCCCCCACAAGGGGCCGACCGTCACCGTCCTGACCGACGACGAAGCCCGACAGGTCTACGAGGTGCGCGAAGCGCTCGAGTGCATGGCCGTACGCCTGTTCGTCGAACGTGGGAGCGACGCGGACATCGACCGACTGCGCTCGGCGGTGGACGCCGTGCGGAAGGCGCACACCTCCGGCGAGGTGGCCGCGATGCTCGAAGTCAAGAAGGACTTCTACGACGCGCTCTACGCCGGCTCCGGCAACGACATACTCCGCGACCAGGCCGCGCTACTCCAGAGCCGCCTCTACCGCCTCCGCGCCCGGTCACTCTCCAGCGCGGGCCGGCCCGATGCGAGCGTGACCGAGATCGAACGCGTCCTCGACCGGATCATCGCCCGGGACGCAGCCGGGGCCGCCGACCTCTGGGGACAACACATTCGTCGCGCGGCAGGAGCAGCGCTCGGCGGAGCGACGAATCACCGGACGGCCGACAACGTGCATGCTTGA